Proteins from one Fusobacterium periodonticum 1_1_41FAA genomic window:
- the ispG gene encoding flavodoxin-dependent (E)-4-hydroxy-3-methylbut-2-enyl-diphosphate synthase, which produces MTRVVKVGNLKIGGNNPIIIQSMTNTNSSDVEATVKQINELEKVGCQLVRMTINNVKAAEAIKEIKKRVNLPLVADIHFDYRLALLAIENGIDKLRINPGNIGSDENVKKVVEAAREKNIPIRIGVNSGSIEKEILEKYRKPCVEALVESALYHVRLLEKFNFFDIIISLKSSNVKMMVEAYRKISSLVDYPLHLGVTEAGTKFQGTVKSAIGIGALLVDGIGATLRVSLTENPVEEIKVAKEILKVLDLSDEGVEIISCPTCGRTEIDLIGLAKQVEEEFQNEKNKFKVAVMGCVVNGPGEAREADYGIAAGRGIGILFKKGEVVKKVSEENLLEELKKLIAEDLKKFKN; this is translated from the coding sequence ATGACAAGAGTTGTAAAAGTAGGAAATTTAAAGATAGGTGGAAATAATCCTATAATTATTCAATCTATGACTAATACAAATTCATCTGATGTTGAGGCAACTGTAAAACAAATAAATGAATTAGAAAAAGTTGGTTGCCAGCTTGTTAGAATGACTATTAACAATGTCAAAGCAGCTGAAGCAATAAAAGAAATTAAAAAAAGAGTTAATTTACCCTTAGTTGCTGATATACATTTTGACTATAGATTGGCTCTTTTAGCTATAGAAAATGGTATAGATAAATTAAGAATTAATCCTGGAAATATTGGTTCTGATGAGAATGTAAAAAAGGTAGTTGAAGCTGCTAGAGAAAAAAATATTCCTATTAGAATAGGAGTTAATTCAGGTTCTATAGAAAAAGAAATATTAGAAAAATATAGAAAACCATGTGTGGAAGCATTAGTAGAAAGTGCTCTATACCATGTCAGACTTCTTGAAAAATTTAATTTTTTTGATATAATAATTTCACTTAAATCAAGTAATGTTAAAATGATGGTCGAAGCCTATAGAAAAATAAGCTCTCTTGTTGACTATCCACTTCATTTGGGAGTTACTGAAGCTGGAACAAAATTTCAAGGAACTGTAAAATCAGCAATAGGAATTGGTGCACTTCTTGTTGATGGAATAGGAGCTACTTTAAGAGTATCCTTAACAGAAAATCCTGTTGAAGAAATAAAGGTTGCTAAGGAGATATTAAAAGTGCTAGATTTATCTGATGAAGGGGTTGAAATTATTTCATGTCCTACTTGCGGAAGAACAGAAATAGATTTAATCGGTTTGGCTAAACAAGTTGAAGAAGAATTTCAAAATGAAAAAAATAAATTTAAAGTTGCTGTTATGGGTTGTGTTGTGAATGGACCTGGTGAAGCTAGAGAAGCTGATTATGGTATTGCCGCCGGTAGAGGTATAGGAATATTATTTAAAAAAGGTGAAGTTGTTAAAAAGGTTTCTGAAGAAAATTTATTAGAAGAATTAAAAAAACTAATAGCAGAAGACTTAAAAAAATTTAAAAATTAA
- a CDS encoding RNA polymerase sigma factor: protein MDFDNIYEEYFDRVYYKVLSVVKNDDDAEDICQETFISVYKNLSKFREESNIYTWIYRIAINKTYDFFKKRKVEFEINDDVLSLPEDINFDTKLILQEKLKLISEKEREIVILKDIYGYKLKEIAEMKNMNLSTVKSVYYKALKDMGGN from the coding sequence ATGGATTTTGATAACATTTATGAAGAATATTTTGATAGAGTCTATTACAAAGTTTTAAGTGTTGTCAAAAATGATGATGACGCTGAAGATATTTGCCAGGAAACTTTTATAAGCGTATACAAAAATTTGAGTAAATTTAGGGAAGAGAGCAACATATATACTTGGATATATAGAATTGCAATAAATAAAACATATGACTTTTTCAAAAAAAGAAAAGTAGAATTTGAGATAAATGATGATGTTTTATCTTTACCAGAAGATATTAATTTTGATACAAAGCTAATACTACAAGAAAAATTGAAATTGATTTCTGAAAAGGAAAGAGAAATTGTTATTCTTAAAGATATTTACGGTTATAAATTAAAAGAGATTGCAGAGATGAAAAATATGAATCTGTCTACTGTGAAATCTGTATATTATAAAGCACTCAAAGATATGGGAGGAAATTAA
- a CDS encoding type B 50S ribosomal protein L31 produces the protein MRKGIHPEFNVVVFEDMAGNQFLTRSTKVPKETTTFEGKEYPVIKVAVSSKSHPFYTGEQRFVDTAGRVDKFNKKFNLGKK, from the coding sequence ATGAGAAAAGGAATACACCCTGAATTCAATGTTGTTGTTTTTGAAGATATGGCTGGTAACCAATTTTTAACTAGATCTACAAAAGTACCTAAAGAAACTACAACTTTTGAAGGAAAAGAATATCCAGTAATTAAAGTAGCTGTTAGCTCAAAATCACACCCATTCTATACTGGAGAACAAAGATTTGTTGACACAGCAGGTAGAGTTGACAAATTTAACAAGAAATTTAACTTGGGTAAAAAATAA
- the upp gene encoding uracil phosphoribosyltransferase, with translation MSVIEINHPLIEHKMTILRSVETDTKSFRENLNEIAKLMTYEATKNLKLETTEVTTPLMKTQAYSLQDKVALVPILRAGLGMVDGILDLIPTAKVGHIGVYRNEETLEPVYYYCKLPTDIASRKVILVDPMLATGGSAVYAIDYLKEQGVTDIIFMCLVAAPDGIAKLLNKHPDVPIYTAKIDQGLNEDGYIYPGLGDCGDRIFGTK, from the coding sequence ATGTCAGTAATTGAAATTAATCACCCATTGATAGAACACAAAATGACTATTCTTAGAAGTGTTGAAACAGATACTAAATCATTTAGAGAAAATTTAAATGAAATAGCAAAACTTATGACTTATGAAGCAACTAAAAATTTAAAGTTGGAAACAACTGAAGTTACAACACCTCTTATGAAAACACAAGCCTATAGTTTACAGGATAAGGTAGCTCTGGTTCCTATACTTAGAGCTGGACTTGGAATGGTAGATGGAATATTAGATTTAATCCCAACAGCTAAAGTTGGGCATATTGGAGTTTATAGAAACGAAGAAACTTTAGAACCTGTATATTACTACTGTAAATTACCTACAGATATTGCTTCGAGAAAAGTTATACTTGTAGATCCTATGCTTGCAACAGGAGGTTCTGCTGTTTATGCTATAGATTATTTAAAAGAACAAGGAGTAACTGATATCATATTTATGTGTCTAGTTGCTGCTCCAGATGGTATAGCTAAACTTTTAAATAAACACCCAGACGTTCCTATATACACTGCAAAAATAGATCAAGGACTAAATGAAGATGGATATATCTATCCAGGACTAGGAGACTGTGGAGATAGAATATTCGGTACAAAATAA
- a CDS encoding lipase, translating to MKKFFKILFFLIIISIAILWLVKIFFLTHKYQIKNYNEDKIEKDIVITFNGIYGYEKQLRFIDEKLAEDGYTVVNIQYPTVNENIAEMTEKYIAPNIEEQVKRLEQVNLERKAKNLPELKINFVVHSMGTCLLRYYLKENKLASLGKVVLITPPSHGSQLSDNPIADLIPYFIGPAVKDMKTDKDSFVNQLGNPDYPCYILIADSSNNFLFSLFIKGKDDGMVPLATAGLEGASLKTIENTTHTSILEKQETVDEILQFLKN from the coding sequence ATGAAGAAATTTTTTAAAATTTTATTTTTTCTCATTATAATTTCTATAGCTATACTATGGCTTGTAAAAATCTTTTTTTTAACTCATAAATATCAAATAAAAAATTATAATGAGGATAAAATAGAAAAAGATATAGTTATAACTTTCAATGGTATCTATGGTTATGAAAAACAGTTAAGATTCATAGATGAAAAATTAGCAGAAGATGGTTATACTGTTGTAAATATACAATATCCTACTGTTAATGAAAACATAGCAGAAATGACTGAGAAATATATTGCTCCAAATATTGAAGAGCAAGTAAAGAGATTAGAACAAGTTAATCTAGAAAGAAAAGCTAAAAATTTACCTGAATTAAAAATAAATTTTGTTGTTCATTCTATGGGAACTTGCTTGCTTAGATATTACTTGAAAGAAAATAAATTAGCTAGCTTAGGAAAGGTTGTTCTAATTACTCCACCTTCACATGGAAGTCAGTTATCAGACAATCCTATTGCTGATTTAATACCTTATTTTATAGGTCCTGCTGTTAAAGATATGAAAACTGATAAAGACAGTTTTGTTAACCAGTTAGGAAATCCTGACTATCCTTGCTATATTTTAATAGCAGATAGTTCCAATAATTTTCTTTTCTCTTTATTTATAAAGGGTAAGGATGATGGAATGGTTCCTCTAGCAACTGCTGGATTAGAAGGTGCTTCTTTAAAAACTATAGAAAATACTACCCATACAAGTATTTTAGAAAAACAAGAAACAGTTGATGAAATTTTACAATTTTTAAAGAACTAG
- a CDS encoding 2-hydroxyacid dehydrogenase has protein sequence MKVLFYGVREVEVPLFHEQNKRFGFDLELIPDYLNSKETAEKAKGFECVVLRGNCFATKEVLDMYKEYGVKYLFTRTVGTNHIDVKYAKELGFKLAYVPFYSPNAIAELAVSLAMSLLRHLPYTAEKFNKKDFTVDAKMFSREIRNCTVGVVGLGRIGFTAAKLFKGLGANVIGYDMFPKTGVEDIVTQVSMEELVEKSDIITLHAPFIKENGKIVTKEFLSKMKENSILINTARGELMDLEAVVAALESGHLAGAGIDTIEGEVNYFFKNFSNDEAKFKLEYPLFNKLIELYPRVLVTPHVGSYTDEAASNMIETSLENLKEYLDTGACKNDIKA, from the coding sequence ATGAAAGTTTTATTTTATGGTGTAAGAGAAGTTGAAGTACCTTTATTTCATGAACAAAATAAGAGATTTGGATTTGATTTAGAATTAATTCCTGATTATCTTAACAGTAAAGAAACTGCTGAAAAAGCAAAAGGATTTGAATGTGTAGTTCTACGTGGAAACTGTTTTGCTACAAAAGAAGTATTAGATATGTATAAAGAATATGGAGTAAAATATTTATTCACAAGAACAGTTGGAACTAACCATATCGATGTAAAATATGCTAAAGAATTAGGATTTAAATTAGCTTATGTTCCTTTCTATTCTCCAAATGCAATAGCTGAATTAGCTGTTTCATTAGCAATGTCTTTATTAAGACACTTACCTTATACTGCTGAAAAATTTAACAAAAAAGATTTCACAGTTGATGCTAAAATGTTCTCAAGAGAAATTAGAAATTGTACAGTAGGAGTAGTTGGATTAGGAAGAATTGGATTTACTGCTGCAAAATTATTCAAAGGTTTAGGAGCAAACGTTATAGGATATGATATGTTCCCTAAAACAGGTGTTGAAGATATAGTTACTCAAGTTTCTATGGAAGAATTAGTAGAAAAAAGTGATATCATAACTTTACACGCTCCATTCATAAAAGAAAATGGAAAAATTGTTACTAAAGAATTTTTAAGCAAAATGAAAGAAAATTCAATATTAATCAATACTGCAAGAGGAGAATTAATGGATTTAGAAGCTGTTGTTGCTGCTCTTGAAAGTGGACACCTAGCTGGTGCTGGTATAGATACTATTGAAGGAGAAGTAAATTACTTCTTTAAAAACTTCTCAAATGATGAAGCTAAATTTAAATTAGAATATCCTCTATTCAATAAATTAATAGAATTATATCCAAGAGTTTTAGTAACTCCTCACGTTGGATCTTATACTGATGAAGCTGCATCAAATATGATAGAAACTTCATTAGAAAACTTAAAAGAATACTTAGATACTGGTGCTTGTAAAAACGATATAAAAGCATAG
- a CDS encoding Glu/Leu/Phe/Val family dehydrogenase, producing the protein MSKETLNPLASGQKQVKIACDALGLDPAVYELLKEPQRIIEISIPVKMDDGSIKTFKGYRSAHNDAVGPYKGGIRFHQNVNSDEVKALSLWMSIKCQVTGIPYGGGKGGITVDPSELSQRELEQLSRGWVRGMWKYLGEKVDIPAPDVNTNGQIMAWMQDEYNKLTGEQTIGVFTGKPLSYGGSQGRNEATGFGVAVTMREAFTALGKDLKGATVAVQGFGNVGKYSVKNIMKLGGKVVAVAEFEKGKGAFAVYKAEGFTFEELEAAKAAGSLTKVPGAKELTMDEFWALDVEAIAPCALENAITNHEAELIKSGVIICEGANGPITPEADEVLYKKGVTVTPDVLTNAGGVTVSYFEWVQNIYGYYWTEKEVEEKEERAMVDAFKPIWALKKEFDEKGQPISFRQATYMKSIKRIAEAMKIRGWY; encoded by the coding sequence ATGAGTAAAGAAACTTTAAACCCACTAGCAAGCGGACAAAAACAAGTAAAAATAGCATGTGATGCTTTAGGGTTGGACCCAGCAGTATATGAATTATTAAAGGAACCTCAAAGAATAATAGAAATCTCTATTCCTGTAAAAATGGATGATGGATCTATAAAAACATTTAAAGGATACAGATCAGCTCACAATGATGCTGTAGGACCTTATAAAGGAGGAATCAGATTCCACCAAAATGTTAATTCTGATGAAGTAAAAGCTCTTTCTCTATGGATGAGTATCAAATGTCAAGTTACTGGAATCCCTTATGGAGGAGGTAAAGGTGGAATTACTGTAGATCCTTCTGAATTATCTCAAAGAGAATTAGAACAATTATCAAGAGGATGGGTAAGAGGAATGTGGAAATACTTAGGAGAAAAAGTTGACATTCCTGCTCCAGATGTAAATACAAATGGACAAATCATGGCTTGGATGCAAGACGAATATAATAAATTAACTGGTGAACAAACTATAGGAGTTTTCACAGGTAAACCATTATCTTATGGAGGATCTCAAGGAAGAAACGAAGCAACTGGATTCGGTGTTGCAGTAACTATGAGAGAAGCTTTCACTGCATTAGGAAAAGACCTTAAAGGAGCAACAGTTGCAGTTCAAGGATTTGGAAACGTTGGAAAATACTCTGTAAAAAATATTATGAAATTAGGTGGAAAAGTTGTAGCTGTTGCTGAATTCGAAAAAGGAAAAGGAGCTTTCGCTGTTTATAAAGCTGAAGGATTCACATTTGAAGAATTAGAAGCTGCTAAAGCTGCTGGAAGCTTAACAAAAGTTCCTGGAGCAAAAGAATTAACTATGGATGAATTCTGGGCTCTAGATGTTGAAGCTATTGCTCCATGTGCATTAGAAAATGCTATTACTAACCATGAAGCTGAATTAATAAAATCTGGAGTAATCATTTGTGAAGGAGCAAATGGACCAATAACTCCAGAAGCTGATGAAGTTCTTTACAAAAAAGGTGTAACAGTTACTCCTGACGTTTTAACAAATGCTGGAGGAGTTACAGTATCTTACTTTGAATGGGTTCAAAATATCTATGGATACTACTGGACAGAAAAAGAAGTTGAAGAAAAAGAAGAAAGAGCAATGGTTGATGCATTCAAACCTATATGGGCATTAAAGAAAGAATTTGATGAAAAAGGACAACCTATTTCTTTCAGACAAGCTACTTACATGAAATCTATTAAGAGAATAGCTGAAGCTATGAAAATTAGAGGATGGTACTAA